The Podospora pseudocomata strain CBS 415.72m chromosome 1 map unlocalized CBS415.72m_1, whole genome shotgun sequence genome has a segment encoding these proteins:
- a CDS encoding uncharacterized protein (COG:S; EggNog:ENOG503NZMI): protein MAQSWVFAGDLSCLNAIMHADVLPASVSTSTKRSSQDICPGATWSTIRSIITWPVAAAPSLGSQCTMRFRPKRNKGFETNGFTRSGGKNNHKDILEMEIKHGDMMVPTTRVKDANGCAALLIIETSSWRRKRAVNAAVDKESFEGWLGRVVMILIWFQYLVHVSYYLD, encoded by the exons ATGGCACAGAGTTGGGTCTTCGCGGGGGATTTGTCTTGCCTCAATGCCATCATGCATGCAGACGTCTTGCCGGCTTCGGTTTCGACCTCCACGAAGCGGTCATCTCAAGATATTTGCCCTGGGGCTACATGGAGCACGATAAGATCAAT TATAACCTGGCCTGTCGCCGCCGCTCCATCACTTGGGTCACAGTGCACGATGAGATTTCGCCCTAAGCGAAACAAGGGTTTCGAGACCAATGGTTTCACCAGAAGCGGTGGGAAGAATAATCACAAAGATATTCTTGAGATGGAGATAAAGCACGGTGATATGATGGTGCCG ACAACCAGAGTCAAGGATGCAAATGGCTGTGCAGCTCTGCTAATCATTGAAACGAGCTCatggagaaggaaaagagctGTCAACGCCGCCGTCGACAAAGAGTCATTTGAGGGATGGTTGGGAAGGGTGGTCATGATTCTGATTTGGTTTCAATATCTCGTCCATGTCAGCTATTATCTCGACTAG
- a CDS encoding uncharacterized protein (EggNog:ENOG503PU99), with amino-acid sequence MASSIMPALEITSPLDDEAPITSQFSCQHHTMQPLEWHYVPADSNQGNSLIVAIWPTDTCYQGLQTMSLANTMPTTSRPHRNRQLQESQLMTTALIHVPHCYLNVTSHTPASHHAPGLVERIGLPRSLVQGFLSTIALPSSTADVVGLNHHHHHAAADFELVTSAVPHIDDQDDWVFSRCLLADFTGFGEEAAATLTRQGRLCCWISVVLDGSSGVWDLNFVVHRVGVCVRDPSLSRTGACVRTVH; translated from the coding sequence ATGGCCAGTTCTATCATGCCCGCTCTCGAGATCACATCCCCTCTGGACGACGAGgctcccatcaccagccagttTTCCTGCCAGCACCACACTATGCAACCCCTCGAGTGGCACTACGTCCCCGCCGACAGCAACCAAGGCAACAGCTTGATCGTCGCCATATGGCCCACCGACACCTGCTATCAAGGCCTCCAAACCATGTCCCTAGCCAACACAATGCCCACCACGAGTCGCCCCCACCGCAATCGGCAACTCCAAGAGTCGCAGCTCATGACTACAGCCCTTATCCACGTCCCGCACTGCTATCTCAACGTCACCAGTCACACCCCCGCCTCCCACCACGCCCCCGGCCTCGTCGAGCGAATCGGCCTGCCACGGTCTCTGGTCCAAGGattcctctccaccatcgccctgccctcctccacagccgACGTCGTCGgtctcaaccaccaccaccaccacgctGCCGCCGACTTTGAGCTCGTGACAAGCGCCGTCCCCCACATTGACGACCAAGACGACTGGGTCTTTTCTCGCTGCCTGCTGGCCGACTTTACCggctttggcgaggaggcggcggctaCGTTGACCCGCCAAGGACGGTTGTGCTGTTGGATCAGTGTTGTCTTGGATGGCAGCTCAGGGGTGTGGGACCTAAACTTTGTGGTGCACAGGGTAGGGGTCTGCGTCCGGGACCCGAGCTTGAGCAGGACAGGGGCTTGTGTTAGGACGGTTCACTGA
- a CDS encoding uncharacterized protein (EggNog:ENOG503P5UW) — protein MKIIIVNSTGLVGDAIAFQCLASRDIQDVYILSPAAMPHEYSAKARHLAHQDFMSYEPELIEKLAGAQACIWALPPKPCVDERPRPSERRRSISDTWFNCDSLADEVEALTVSDDRFVEVETEAGKRVQVDRCLGGAKAFLDQVIRHLPPASERPFRFALVNWAANSWGEEETEEAMEVLSERLVNANIKISVFRPGMFVPARPEANVNPPVGEAIFASQLADAHKYGRDIEAAVYPWYLWRETGGWLAA, from the exons ATGAAgatcatcatcgtcaactcAACTGGCCTGGTGGGAGACGCCATTGCTTTCCAGTGCCTAGCAAGCAGAGACATCCAAGATGTCTACATACTGTCCCCGGCAGCGATGCCACATGAGTATTCTGCCAAGGCCCGGCACCTGGCCCACCAGGACTTCATGTCGTACGAGCCGGAGCTGATCGAGAAGCTCGCGGGCGCTCAAGCCTGCATCTG GGCGTTGCCGCCGAAACCCTGTGTTGACGAGCGTCCGAGGCCCTCCGAGAGGCGTCGATCTATCAGCGACACCTGGTTCAACTGTGACTCTCTTGCCGATGAGGTCGAAGCCCTCACTGTTTCGGATGACCGTTTCGTGGAGGTTGAAACCGAGGCCGGCAAGAGAGTTCAAGTTGACCGCTGCCTCGGAGGTGCCAAGGCGTTCCTCGACCAGGTGATCCGACACCTGCCCCCGGCGAGCGAGCGGCCGTTCCGGTTTGCCTTGGTGAACTGGGCGGCCAACAGctggggtgaggaagagaccGAAGAGGCCATGGAGGTGTTGTCCGAGCGGCTTGTG aacgccaacatcaaaatTTCTGTTTTCCGGCCCGGCATGTTCGTTCCTGCTCGCCCAGAGGCGAATGTCAACCCGCCTGTGGGCGAGGCCATCTTCGCCAGCCAGCTCGCGGATGCG CACAAGTATGGCCGAGACATTGAAGCGGCTGTTTATCCTTGGTATCTGTGGAGAGAGActgggggctggctggctgcatGA